A region of the Streptomyces sp. NBC_00442 genome:
ACGGTGGGGGGTCCTTAGAGGTGCGGGGGCGGTCGGCTCAACAACCACCCGTACGCACGGTGCTGTTGTGCACCGCGGGGACCATGAGGTCCCGGCCGGAACCCTGCTATGCCTGGCATGAACATGTAAAGAGGGATGATCGAGTTTCTGTGCTCCCGGAACCGGGATTTAACAATTGGTCCGGACTCGGTGGCCGGAAGGTGTCCAAACTCCCCGGCTGTGGGCACAGATGAGCGATCGCGCGGAAAGGTTGCCTCGCCCCGCCCGCGGCCTCGCGGGGCCCCGCCGGGGACCGGCCCCGCCGAACGGATCGTGCCCGTACGTCCGTTGACGACCGGAACCGGACGGAGTTCATCCTTTTCAGGCGTACGCCCCGTCCGTCACGGAAAGGTAGGACCCGTGCCAACGGACGACGAAACGGCCGGGGGATTCGCAGCGGAGCTGCGGCGCCTGCGGTCCCTGCGCAAGGTGTCCCTCACGGGACTCGCCCGCTCGATCCACTACAGCAAGGGGTACCTCAGCAAGATCGAGAACGGCAGCAAACCGCCCACCCTGGACGTCGCCCGCCGCTGCGACGACGTACTCGAAGCACGGGGCGCGCTCCTGCGCCTGCTGCCGAGACAGGCGGCCCCGCCGACGGCCCGCACCGGACACCCCAGTGATCCCGACCCGGGCGTGTGCCCCTACCGCGGACTCGCCGCGTACGGGCCGCAGGACGCCGCCTGGTTCTACGGTCGCGAGAGCGCGACGGCCCATCTCACCGGCCGGCTCGCCGAACGGATGGGCCGCGGACCGCTCGCCGTGGTAGCGCCCTCGGGCGCCGGCAAGTCCTCGCTCCTCCAGGCCGGCCTGCTGCCCGCCCTGCGCCGCGGCGCGCTGCCCGTACCCGGTTCGGACCAGTGGCCGGTCGTCGTGTGCACCCCGACCGCCCACCCGCTCAAGGAACTCCTGCGCTGCGCCGCGGACGTGCTCGGCGCCGCGGGCTCGCAGATCACCCCCGAGGCGCTCGCCGAGCGGCCCGGCGTGCTGCTCGACGCCTGCGCGGCGCGCGGCCCGCGCCGCGGTCTCGTCCTCGTCGTCGACCAGTTCGAGGAGGCCTTCACCCTGTGCGGGAGCGACCGCGAGCGCCGCGAATTCGTCGCCGTGCTCCATGCCCTGGCAACCGCACGCGACACCGACGGCACCGCCGCCCGCGCCGCCGTCGTCATCGGCCTGCGCGCCGACTTCTGCGGCCGCTGCCTCGACCACCCCCACCTCGTGGACGTCTTCACCCACGGCCTGTTCGCGCTCGGCCCGATGTCCGGCGCCGAGCTGCGCCACGCCATCACGGGACCCGCCGAGCGGGCCGGGCTCACCCTCGAACCGGGCCTGGTGGAACTGCTGTTGAGGGACCTCGGCAACGACTGCGCCACCTCGGCCGGCTCCCTGCCCCTGCTCGCCCACGCCCTGCTCGTCACCTGGCAGCAGCGCGCCGGCCGGATCCTCACGGTCAGCGGCTACGAGACGACGGGAGGCATTCACGGAGCGGTCGCGCGCACCGCCGAGTCGGTGTACGGGCGGCTCGACCCCACCGAGCGATCGACGGTACGCCAGCTCCTGGTGCGCCTCGTCAATGTCGCGGAGGACAGCGCCCAGACCCGCAGGCCCGTCGAACGCGCGCTCCTGATCGGGCAGTTGAGCGACCCGGACTCCGGCATCCGCGCCCTCGACGCGTTCGTGCGGGCCCGGCTCGTCACGGCCGGCAGCGAGACGGTGGAGATCACCCACGAGGCGCTCCTTTACGCCTGGCCGCGACTGTGCGGCTGGATCGACGCCGACCGGGCGGGCCTCGTCCTGCGCCAGCAGGTCTGCGACGCCGCGAACCAGTGGGCGCGGGCCGGCCGGGACCCGAACCTGCTCTACCGCGGCGCCCGCATCGCCGCGGTGCGCGATCATGCGCACCAGGCCACCGAACGCGACCAACTCGGCCCGCTGGAGCGGGAGTTCCTCGACGCCTGCGAGACGGAGGAAGCGCGCGGCACACGTCAGGCGCGACGCCAGACCCGGATCCGGCGCGCCCTGCTCGCCACCCTCGTGGGCCTCCTCGCCCTCGCGGTGACGGCGGGCTCCCTCGCCTTCCAGCAGCGCCGGCGCGCCCTCGACCAGAGCCGCACCGCCCAGTCGCAGGCCCTGGCCGTGCGGTCCGGAGCCCTTGCCGCGGGCCGGCCGGAAGCCTCCATGCTGCTCGCCGCCGACGCCTACCGCACCGACCGCACCCCGCAGGCACGCGGCGCCCTGCTCAGCACCCAGGCACAGTATTTCGACGGGCGGCTGCGCGGCCATGCGGGTCCGGTCAACTCGGTGGCGTTCAGCCCCGACGGAACGACCCTCGCCTCGGCGAGCTCGGACGCCACCGTGCGACTCTGGGACACCACGAAGCGCCGGGTCACCGCCGTCCTGAGCGGCCACACCGGGGCGGTCACCGCGGTCGCCTACGGCGCCGACGGCACACGCATCGCGACGGCCGGCGCCGACGGCACCGTACGGCTCTGGGACGCGGCGACCCACCGGATGACCGCGACCCTGCGAGGACACCAAGGGGCCGTGCGTTCCGTGGCGTTCAGCCCCGACGGCCAGACGCTGGTATCCGGGGGAACCGATCGCACCGTACGCCTGTGGAACGTACCGGGCGCGACGGCGCGCACGGTCCTCACCGGGCACGACGACGCCGTGATGTCCGTCGCCTACAGCCCCGACGGACACAGCGTCGCCTCGGCGTCGATGGACCGCACCGTACGGCTCTGGGACGTCACGGGCAGCCTGCCGCCCAAGGTCCTCACCGGGCACAGCGACCAGGTGCTCGGTGTGGCGTTCAGCCCCGACGGGCACACCCTGGCATCGGGCGGCGCGGACCGCACCGTCCGGCTGTGGGACCTGCCCGAGGGGACGGCGCACGGCGTGCTGACCGGACACAGCGACGACGTGAACGCCGTGGCCTTCACCCGCGGCGGCGACACCGTCCTCAGCGCGGCCGGCGACGGCACCGTCAAGCTGTGGGACGCCGTCAACCACCGCGTGGTCGCCACCCTGTCCGGCCACACCGACTACGTTCTCGCCATCGCCGCGGGACCCGGCGAACGCCTCGCCACCGGCGGCTTCGACCAGTCCGTCGTCCTGTGGGACCCCGGCCGCCCGGCGCTCACCGCCCGCCCGTTCACCGAGGCCTGGCAGTCGGCGTTCTCCCCGGACGGCACCCTGCTCGCCTCCGCGCAGGCGGACCGCACCGTCCGGCTGTGGGACGTGGCCCGCCACCGGCTGCGCACCACCCTCACCGGCCACGACGGATCGGTGTTCGCCGTGGCCTTCTCGCCGGACGGCCGCCTCGTCGCCTCGGCGGGAGCCGACCGCACCGTGCGGCTCTGGGAGGCCGCGACCGGCCGGCTGCGAGCGACCCTGACCGGCCACGACGGGTCGGTGTTCGCGGTCGCCTTCTCGCCCGACGGGCGGCTGCTCGCCTCCGCGAGCGCCGACCGCACCGCGATCCTGTGGGATGTGGCGACCCGGCGCCCCCGCGCCCGGCTCAGCGGCCACGAGGACTTCGTCAACGCCGTAGCGTTCAGCGCCGACGGCCACACTCTGGCCACCGGAAGCGACGACTTGACGGTCCGTCTGTGGAAGGTGCGCGACCCGGTCGGCGGGCCGGGTCCGGTGCTGCGCGGCCACGCCGGTTCGGTGCGCTCCGTCGCCTTCGCCCCCGACGGGCGGACCCTGGCCAGCGGTGCCAACGACGGCACCGTACGCCTGTGGGACCTCGCACACCGCACCACGGCCCACACGCTGGCGGGCCACAGCGGCTCGGTGCGCGCGGTCGCCTTCAGCCCCGACGGCGCGACGCTCGCCTCCAGCGGCAGCGACCAGACGGTACGGCTGTGGGACCCCGCACGCGCCGCACACCTCGCCACGCTCAGCGGACACACCGGCGCCGTCTGGGGCGTCACCTTCGACCCCGGGCGGCCCGGCACGCTGGCGAGCAGCAGCAACGACGGCACCGTCCGGCTCTGGAACACGGACGTGCCGCGCCAACAGGCCCAGGTGTGCCGCCTATTGGGCGACGCGGGGCCCGACCGCTGGGCGCGCCTACTGCCCGACCTGCCCTTCCGGGCCCTGTGCCCCGACCCCGGGTGAGCGGCGCGGGCGTGCTGTTTCCCGGGTGTTTCCCGTTTCCCGTCGGCACAGGAGACGCCCGCCTCCTCGACAGCGCCGCCCGGCACGGCACAGTCTCGAACCACCGCGGCAGGAGATCCCGTTGAGCACGGGAGACCGGTCGCGGTCCGCCGGGCGGCAGCCCGGCGCACGCACGACGAAACGGGGAAACGACATGCACCACACCCTTGCCAGAGCCCGCCGCACCCTCGCCGCCGCCGGCGTCCTGGCGGCCTGTGCGATCGTGCCGGCCGCACACCTCTCGACGGCCGCGCCCCACGGCACGGCGGCACAGGCCACCCGCGCCGCGGCCGGCGGCTGCGACGTGCTCGCGCCGGGTGCGTCCGCCGCCGCCGAGGCAGCCGTGCGGGCCGCCTGCTCGCAGCTCGGCGTCTGGTACACCTGGGGCGGCGGCCACGGGCCCCAACCCGGCGCCACCTACGGGCAGGTGGACCCCACCGACCCGGCCAGCGACCACGACCCGGAGCGCCGCGGCTTCGACTGCTCGGGCCTGGTGCGGTACGCCTACGCCCAGGCCACCGGGCAGGACATCCTGGCCGGCACCGCCAACAGCCAGTACCACTCCTCGCACGTCACCGCCCGCTTCGACGCGGGCCAGGGCACCGGGCCGCTGCTGCCCGGAGACCTGATGGCGTGGGGCGGCGCCGACTCCATCCACCACATCGCCGTCTATCTGGGCGCGGGCAAGATGGTCGAGGCCCGCCAGTCCGGCACCCATGTGATGGTCAGCGACGTGCGGCTCGGCGGCGACTACAACGGCGCCGTACGCATCGGCGGATCCCCGGGCCAGGAGGGGAACTTCTCCACCTGGGGGACCGACGTGTGGACGCACACCCAGCCGTCGACGACCAGCGCCCGCGTCAACAAGTTCGCGGGGCCGACCCGCGTGAAGATCGCCTGCCAGAAGCACGCCCAGCTCGTCGAGGCCGACGGGTACCGCAACGACGCCTGGTCCTACCTGCCCGACTACCGGGCATGGATCACCAACATCTACATCCAGGGCCCCGCGTGGCTGGACGGCGTCCCCACCTGCGCCTGAACCATCCCCCCCCCCACACACACGTACGCCACACGCCACACGCACGACATCACACCCGATACGCGAGGAGTTCGCAGTGAACGCACGCAAGAAGATCGCCCTGTTCCTCTCCGCCACCGCGCTGACGGCCGGTCTCACCACGGCCGGTCTGCCCTCCGCCGTCGCCGCGCCCGCCAAGTCGGCCGGGCCCGCCGCCGAGTGCGGGGTCCGCTCGGACGGCCGGTTGTACTGCGGCAACGCGGTCGGCGCGAAGGGCTACGCCGACCGCTCCTACCGCTCGGCCACCCGCGGCACCCTGACCACCGGGTTCAACTGGTTCGTGTGCTGGGGCCACGGCGACCCGCACCAGGGCGGCAACGACATCTGGTACTGGACCCAGCTCGACAACGGCGCCTGGGGCAATGTCCCGG
Encoded here:
- a CDS encoding nSTAND1 domain-containing NTPase, translated to MPTDDETAGGFAAELRRLRSLRKVSLTGLARSIHYSKGYLSKIENGSKPPTLDVARRCDDVLEARGALLRLLPRQAAPPTARTGHPSDPDPGVCPYRGLAAYGPQDAAWFYGRESATAHLTGRLAERMGRGPLAVVAPSGAGKSSLLQAGLLPALRRGALPVPGSDQWPVVVCTPTAHPLKELLRCAADVLGAAGSQITPEALAERPGVLLDACAARGPRRGLVLVVDQFEEAFTLCGSDRERREFVAVLHALATARDTDGTAARAAVVIGLRADFCGRCLDHPHLVDVFTHGLFALGPMSGAELRHAITGPAERAGLTLEPGLVELLLRDLGNDCATSAGSLPLLAHALLVTWQQRAGRILTVSGYETTGGIHGAVARTAESVYGRLDPTERSTVRQLLVRLVNVAEDSAQTRRPVERALLIGQLSDPDSGIRALDAFVRARLVTAGSETVEITHEALLYAWPRLCGWIDADRAGLVLRQQVCDAANQWARAGRDPNLLYRGARIAAVRDHAHQATERDQLGPLEREFLDACETEEARGTRQARRQTRIRRALLATLVGLLALAVTAGSLAFQQRRRALDQSRTAQSQALAVRSGALAAGRPEASMLLAADAYRTDRTPQARGALLSTQAQYFDGRLRGHAGPVNSVAFSPDGTTLASASSDATVRLWDTTKRRVTAVLSGHTGAVTAVAYGADGTRIATAGADGTVRLWDAATHRMTATLRGHQGAVRSVAFSPDGQTLVSGGTDRTVRLWNVPGATARTVLTGHDDAVMSVAYSPDGHSVASASMDRTVRLWDVTGSLPPKVLTGHSDQVLGVAFSPDGHTLASGGADRTVRLWDLPEGTAHGVLTGHSDDVNAVAFTRGGDTVLSAAGDGTVKLWDAVNHRVVATLSGHTDYVLAIAAGPGERLATGGFDQSVVLWDPGRPALTARPFTEAWQSAFSPDGTLLASAQADRTVRLWDVARHRLRTTLTGHDGSVFAVAFSPDGRLVASAGADRTVRLWEAATGRLRATLTGHDGSVFAVAFSPDGRLLASASADRTAILWDVATRRPRARLSGHEDFVNAVAFSADGHTLATGSDDLTVRLWKVRDPVGGPGPVLRGHAGSVRSVAFAPDGRTLASGANDGTVRLWDLAHRTTAHTLAGHSGSVRAVAFSPDGATLASSGSDQTVRLWDPARAAHLATLSGHTGAVWGVTFDPGRPGTLASSSNDGTVRLWNTDVPRQQAQVCRLLGDAGPDRWARLLPDLPFRALCPDPG
- a CDS encoding C40 family peptidase encodes the protein MHHTLARARRTLAAAGVLAACAIVPAAHLSTAAPHGTAAQATRAAAGGCDVLAPGASAAAEAAVRAACSQLGVWYTWGGGHGPQPGATYGQVDPTDPASDHDPERRGFDCSGLVRYAYAQATGQDILAGTANSQYHSSHVTARFDAGQGTGPLLPGDLMAWGGADSIHHIAVYLGAGKMVEARQSGTHVMVSDVRLGGDYNGAVRIGGSPGQEGNFSTWGTDVWTHTQPSTTSARVNKFAGPTRVKIACQKHAQLVEADGYRNDAWSYLPDYRAWITNIYIQGPAWLDGVPTCA